The Acidobacteriota bacterium region TGGAGGTCGCCGCCACGAGTCCCAGGACTCCCGCCTGGTAGAGGCGGCTTCGCCGGCGGTACCGGCTGGCGAGGCATGCGCCAAATCGCGAACAATAGGCCAGCAGCGTTCTGATCACTCCTGGTGCGTCCTCCCGGCCCTCCAGCGGCCCCCGGTTCAACTGACGACGTGCCCCATCCGGCTCCATCGGGTCCGGGTCACGAAAAAGACGATCCTCTCCAGGTACAGGCCGAGCATCTCGGGGATCGAGCTCTTCAGATAGGCATCCGACGCGTCCTCGTAAGACCAGAAGACCACCAGGGGCCGGCCCACGATATGGCTTCGGGGCAGAAAACCAAAGTAGCGGCTGTCGGCGCTGTCGTCGCGGTTGTCCCCCATGACGAAATAGTTGCCGTCCGGAATTTTGATGGTGGCCGTATTGTTCCGGCGGTTGCCCCGATGGGGATCGCGCGGATAGTTCCGTCCATCGTCGAGGGCGGAATCGCGATGCACCTTGTAGGGCTCCTCCAACGCTGATCCGTT contains the following coding sequences:
- the lepB gene encoding signal peptidase I gives rise to the protein MKENEPQETSAKQESTLREYFVTTVVCTIFALFVTTFVVHPMTVPTPSMEPTILVGDRLLIDKFSFRNGYYPGLPLAPEREIRRGDIVVFKFPNNPDTLYVKRAIGLPGEELEIRGGTVYINGSALEEPYKVHRDSALDDGRNYPRDPHRGNRRNNTATIKIPDGNYFVMGDNRDDSADSRYFGFLPRSHIVGRPLVVFWSYEDASDAYLKSSIPEMLGLYLERIVFFVTRTRWSRMGHVVS